A genomic segment from Dioscorea cayenensis subsp. rotundata cultivar TDr96_F1 unplaced genomic scaffold, TDr96_F1_v2_PseudoChromosome.rev07_lg8_w22 25.fasta BLBR01000990.1, whole genome shotgun sequence encodes:
- the LOC120255416 gene encoding uncharacterized protein LOC120255416 — protein sequence MDRIRRDFLWSGQDIEKPKYRLIQDRLRTARQDERDRKYWSLTGNKLFSVKSLYNFLNDGGLCCEMAKCFWKNNCPKKINIFNWMVWKNKILSLENLATRRCNSLPTTTCVMCHAGVESVDHLFLQCLVVLDVWGCFNRSLSLPGPPTSMCNLWLSWRTTVRLADRIWVDLVVKVLVWNLWLARNDRIFNAKILPVHCIVLYINRMLLLWFDALADLVKVKIEDTIASVRRSLEFVGQRSLQELGDTAAEEAPGSTTE from the exons ATGGATCGTATCAGGAGAGATTTCTTGTGGTCCGGGCAGGATATTGAGAAGCCGAAATATAGGCTG ATCCAGGACAGGTTGAGGACTGCTCGTCAGGATGAGAGGGATAGAAAATACTGGTCGTTAACTGGAAATAAGCTGTTCTCAGTGAAATCTCTCTATAACTTCCTTAATGACGGTGGCCTGTGTTGTGAGATGGCGAAATGTTTTTGGAAAAACAACTGCCCTAAGAAAATCAACATCTTTAATTGGATGGTCTGGAAGAATAAGATCTTGTCGCTAGAAAATCTGGCAACTAGGAGATGTAACTCGCTGCCTACAACTACGTGTGTGATGTGTCATGCAGGTGTGGAGTCGGTTGACCATTTATTCCTTCAATGTCTAGTTGTTCTGGATGTTTGGGGATGTTTCAATAGGTCACTGTCCTTGCCTGGTCCTCCAACCTCGATGTGCAACCTTTGGCTATCTTGGAGAACCACGGTTCGACTTGCCGATAGAATTTGGGTGGATTTAGTGGTCAAGGTATTAGTGTGGAATTTATGGCTTGCTCGGaatgatagaatttttaatgctaaaattCTGCCTGTACACTGCATTGTTCTATATATTAATCGTATGCTTCTCTTGTGGTTCGATGCTCTTGCAGATTTGGTCAAGGTGAAGATTGAAGATACTATTGCCTCTGTCCGTCGTAGTCTTGAGTTCGTGGGTCAGAGGAGTCTGCAGGAATTGGGTGACACTGCGGCCGAGGAGGCACCTGGCTCTACCACGGAGTAG